One window of the Solanum stenotomum isolate F172 chromosome 11, ASM1918654v1, whole genome shotgun sequence genome contains the following:
- the LOC125845104 gene encoding histidine-containing phosphotransfer protein 4-like, with amino-acid sequence MENQKKRQAAYMKRSLLDQGYLDEQFIHLEELQDDANPNFVEEVVKLYYTDSARYVRNIELALENGPYDFARLDNMMYQFKGSSSSIGARRLKRQCSQFQEYCNAKNIEGCRNTFQEVKQEYATLKTMLETYFQMER; translated from the exons atggAGAACCAAAAGAAACGCCAAGCTGCTTACATGAAGAGAAGCCTCTTGGATCAg GGATACCTTGATGAACAATTCATTCATCTTGAAGAATTGCAAGATGATGCAAACCCTAACTTTGTTGAAGAAGTTGTCAAGTTGTATTACACAGATTCAGCTAGATATGTTCGAAATATTGAACTTGCATT GGAAAATGGACCCTATGATTTTGCTAGACTGGATAATATGATGTACCAATTCAAGGGTAGCAGCTCAAG CATTGGTGCCAGAAGATTAAAAAGACAATGTTCTCAGTTTCAGGAATACTGTAATGCAAAAAATATAGAGGG GTGCAGAAACACTTTCCAAGAAGTGAAGCAAGAGTATGCTACTCTAAAGACTATGCTTGAGACTTACTTTCAG ATGGAAAGATAG